The Cervus elaphus chromosome 20, mCerEla1.1, whole genome shotgun sequence genomic interval atcaaaggagggaaaacaaataaaaacaatgataataaacCAAACTCCTACTTCCAATGCTCTCTACTGTTCAAATGCCTTTCCCTTAGTTTCCATCAGTACCTGGGAGGGAAGAATGGGCGTTTTGGTGCAAAGAACGGAGGGCCCCTAGCGAAAGGTGGCCTGGGCCTCTTTAAACTGTGGAAAGGGTCTCTGCTGAGAAAAGGCTCCCTAGGCCGGAAGTCTGGCCGGGGACTCCGCAAGATCATACCACTCCGGTTGATGGCGTCTCTGTGTGAGGGACCCAAGGGGGGGccactgctgctgttgctgcctcccccacctcctcctccatgggCTGGGCCCAAGTGCTCCAAAGAATGGGAAGGCAGGCTCAGGCTCTCGCGCACACGGCTAAGGCCGGGGCCGTTGAGGTCCCGCTGGGTAGGGCCCCCatggtccctgggtcctgggagCACACCGAAATGATCAGCCagggtcccctgaaggagggaactATGGTCCTTGGGAAATACTGCCACGGCCCCCGCCACTCCGTGCTCTGCCAGTGGTGGGGCTGGGAAGGGTACAACCCCAGAGTGGTCaccaggaggtggaggaggaggaggagcagaaaaAGGGACGCCACTCCCGCCACTGCTGCTATGTTCCCCGgggggcggaggagggggtggggtggggaaaggaaCTCCGCCGTGCTCCCCAGGAGGTGGGGCAGCGTGGGCCAGGGCTGCCTCCTTCGCGAAGGGGTTCGAAAGATCCACAGAGGGTAGATGAGTAGGTGCATCTCGAGAGAAGATACCACCATGATCCTTGGGAGGGGCAGGCGGGGCAGATGATGGCCCCACTGGCTCTCTCTGGAAGGGTGTCCCATGATCCAAGGGGGATGGGGGGAGATGATGCTCAAATGTTGAGTTGAAACTGCTGGAACGGAAGCTGCCGACACTCTCCTGAAACTGGGGTGCTCGTTCTTTGTATGGTGCTGTTTTAAAGCCAGTGAGGCCtccgctgcccccacccccaagggaTGCCAGCTCAGAGGCACTTGAGGGGCCATTGTCAAAGGAGCCACCTGAGGTGCTCAGATCAAACCAACCCACCCTTGAGGCCTCACGCCCATGTCCTCTATTTCCCTTCCCAGGGACTCGGATGGACTCTACAGTCTGTATGGGCTCCCCTGACATCCTCCTATTGGATGCATTATGATAACCCAAGGTTTCTATAGGGGCCCCCTTCTCTTCGGTACTATCAGGCAAGTctaagcaggaggaggagactcGAGTCTCTATGCGATAGTGCTCTTCTTGTTGCTGCTGATCAGCGGCTGTCAAGCTGAGCTGGGCGAGGTTTGACAGGCTGACACCATCACTTGAAGTGCCCTTGTTGGGGGCCTGGCCAAAATGTTTATCATCTGAGGGCTTTCGTGAGGCATTCTTAAGCATATTCTTAAACTCAATCGTCGACGTGGTGGAAATGGTAGAGGCCAGGACTTTCTCCACGCCTGACGTGGGTGGGTGGCCCGTGGGAGCGGCAAGGGTATTCTGCGGAGAGAAAAGGGACCGATGTGGGACTGGGTGAGGAGAGTCTGGGTACTGCTTCTGCGGCAAAGTGAGATGCCCCGTGGTAGACTGAGACAAGCTATTGTGGTTGGAGTCAGGGGTGAAAAATGAATCATTCTTACTCGGTGATGGTGACCGGTCAGACCCCGCTTCATTCCCTCTGATGCCGAAGGCACTGAACAGCCCAGGGGAAGACGAAAGCCGGTCACAGTTCTCACTAGAGTCCAGGAGGGCCCTCACAGATGGAGGGAAGGCAGACTTTACCCCAAATTCTTGACCCCTGTGGCTATAACTGGACAGGATTGGCTGGTACTCAGTGGTATCAGAAAGCTTGCTTGATTTCAGGATAGACTTGGCTGGTTTCTTCTCTAGGTTcatcatggcagatggtggagGCCCTGAATACTCGAAATCTCGGTAATCTTCATCTTCCTGGAAAGAAGTATCTGGATAAAACTTCTCCTGTGAAGAGTCCATCAGAGAAGACGGTCTCTCCATTCCATCAGAAGGCTGCTTATAGGGGGAGTCACTGCCCAAGCCAAACGGCCGAAACGTAGACACAGAACTGGAGAGCTCTCGGGGGAAGCTTTCCTCTCTCCCAGGGGGTGGTGATCTTGTACTGCTGGGTGTTGAGGAACCAGGGCTAATGATCTTAGAAAGCAGGGACATGGTATCCACACTGCTGGATGTGGGCTTGTCCATCATCTCATCCTGAGTGGGCGTTCCACTCCGTTCATCCCGTACCGGGGTTCCATCAATGTTGTCGACTGACGTGCTAGTAGGGCCACGCTGGAAGTCTGATGGATGGCTTTCAGCTGGAGCAGTGGATCCCAAACTGCTCAGGATTGGGATGTTTAAGTTTAAGCCACTGAAACCAGGATTACCTTTTAAGAAGTTGTGGATCTTCATTTCCAGGCTTGGGGAGGTGGACTCTGACTCCAGCTTTGGCTTGGAGGCCTCTGAGGATTGGCACATGGCAACTTCAGTAGGCGGAGCAGCAGGGCTAGCATTGTGGTTACCTGTGAACCCCAGAGTGTTGGAGGGGAGCTTGAAAGTAGTGCTTGGGAGCCCTGGGCTTTGCCCAATTGAGGCCTTGCTGGCTGAAGTTGACGAGACTTCAGAAGTTGAGGAATTAGGAGAATAGTTGAAGCTTTTGGGAATAAAGGACTGGGTATTGGAGGGCAGGTTTCTTCCTTTTATGCTAGAGACTGTGGTGTTAGCAGGGGAAGCTGAAGTGCTCTGGGGTGCAGCTTCGCTGGATGGAACTGGGTTCCCAGTAACACTCTGAAGTAAAGATGACAGGCCTGTAGAAACAAAGATTAGAGAAGTTAAGAACAACAACTCCCTACTTTCCAATGTAAACAATGTAGGCTAATCAGATATTCTCATTCATTCCAGTGGGAACTAGACAGACATTAAAATATGAGATCAAAGGGAATTCAGAACGAACAAGTAATGGCTTATCAATGTAAGGAGAGCAAATTACTGAAACGTTTCTAGTAGTCACGAAACAAGGCCAACATGGCAAAAATAAAAGCCAACAGGAAGAGGGAGATTTTAGTGTCAGAATCACTCAGAGTTTAAACAAGacaaagcaggaaaagaaagggGGCATAATTATCTGTAAAATAACACTTTAAGCCAGTATTTCTTAATGTTTGGTCTGCAGAATTGTTTCTCTAAATGCAAATAGATATTCTGCCCTATCCTTCCTTTCCAACTTCTGCAACTGTCTCTAATAAGTTAAGGTACAATTATTCTTAGGACAGAGAGAACGACATCCAAATTGCAGGGACTTATGTGACCTGTGATGCTTTTTTAAAGAAGCATATCTTGCTGGATTGGTGTTATATTTGGGGAAACAAGGCTTTAGTTGTAAAATTTTTAGTTGTAAAATGTAGcaataataaatatacaaatatataccacAAAGCTTATAGAACTAGACCTTCGGGGACACTGATCCTTTGACAAGAAGACACACAATCCCCTTCTTATAGCTTGGAAAATTCAAGGATTATTGGTCTATACATGTTGACACTGATGAGATCCAACTCTACTCGATGACAGACAAAACATTCTCAGAGCACCAGGAAAGAATTCTTTGGGGGCAAAGGCAGGCTGAAGTCCACCAAAGCAAACTGCTCCTGTAGaaaatttcttgaaaaaatatttgataaagaaATAACAGAAGGTTCTTTATTTGAAATCCAATCACATTTTGGGAAATTTACTCAATTTCTGATCACAAACGAAAATTTTACATACATTTCACCTGAATCAATAGCTTTCAGTCATATACTAAAATGGTTCCTTCATAatgatatataaaagaaaatatttcatttgatatttcaattattgtttctttaaaatgtcaatttttatCCTTATTGCTAAGAGGTTTAAggtcttaaaaattttaagattgttCCATTCTTTGCAGCATTTTCAAATGTCACTGACTTTTAAACAATGATGCATGGCTTTTATTATTAtccaatatttgaaaatatccaAATAATTAAAACACTGTTTATTTCCATTGCTATCCTCCTGAAAAAATAtctgtgtttaattttcaaaaatctcCCTGGCTATACAATTTTCCTCTTCTTAATAGTTTGATTTAATTCCTAACAGCAACTGCTTTTACCAAAATCAGAAGTCTTGAAGCACTGGAGAGTGATAAATAATATCAtatgattttaagaaaatatttcagcATATCTTTCAGATGTTGTGAAATGAATTCTTCAAGAGATCATCTTCTTAACATAGATACTACTCAGATTTCTGGTAATAGGGGAAGTATTACTCTCTTACCACTAAGTATTACTTTACTTCAATCTTAAACCATACACTATGGTGTCTGCCCACTGAAGTCATTCTTTTGTGCTGAAAACATCACCAAGGGCTGTAGGTGAAACATTGTGAGCAAAGTTCTAAGAGATTTCCTTTATGGTTGTTGAAGAAAGGTATCTATTTAAGTTGTCAGACACAGTCCTTTTAAAAGGTAAGGAGAATTCCACTTTCCATGAGGAACTCAAAGGTGGTGAACTGCCCTGTTACTCCACAAAGTTTTTTTCTAAGAGTCCCACTTTTTATTCTGTCACAACACATCTAGTTCTGTTCAAATTTTGCCTGATTAGAAGGTCTACATGATATTGTTTTAACAATCTGCTCAAAGAAAAAGCTTCTTAAGATCTATGGATTATATCTATATAAGAAGTTAAAATACAAGTGAGTTCAAGGTTTTTACCTGTAACTACAGAATGATAATAGAAACTAGAAAGGAGAAATCATCAACCTGCCAATCTCTCAAACTACTTATACCTGAAATTAGTAGTGTGAGTTGCACTGTAGCATTATCATTAATTCTTTTGCTGGAGTCAATATGTAGAGGTGTGGCTTATTATTTAGTAGTATTTAGTCATGTGTAACAAAATTCTCTTATACTGGAAGACAAAGCTCACTATAATACAGTGCTTGGCGGATCCACTTATAGAAgtataggaaagaagaaaatgaatagatACCTGTACTGCTGCTCTCTATTCATAAAAAGCGGGATCTCAGCAACACTGACATTCTGGGTTGTATACTTTGTTGTTGGGGTTCTCCTATGCACTGTAGGATtaagcagcatccctggcttctaccCATCAAATGAAGTAGCTCCCCACCTCAACCCCAGCTGTGAcaaacaaaaatgtcttcagacacagccaaatatcccctggagacTTCTGGTTAAGAACTACTGATGCAGAGTAAATCACTATACTGAAACTGTAATTCACTGCATAATTATACTCAGGTTGGTATTTGAAGGATCTGAGAACAAAGAGCAAGGTAAGCTTTATGAAAAAATgttagaagcaaaaaaaaaaaaaagcagcagacagTTTTAGGCACAAAACATAATTAGCAAAGCTGAATAGAGAGATTCAAACAAGTCAAGAGATAATAggtaggtttccctggtgggaatctgcctgcaatgcaggagacctgagtttgatccctggtttgggaagatccccaggagaaaggcatgacaacccactccagtattcttgcctgggaaatcccatggaaggaggagcctagtgggctacagtccatggggttgcaaagagttggacgtgactgagcaactaacatcttCACTTTCAATAGGTagtcagaaaacagaaaaaggtaTGACATCTATAGAGGCCATTTGGACATAAAAAAGGAGATAATCATGTCTTTTAAGATTTCTGATAGTAGActgatcttttttattgtttttagttttattaacattaaaatatgtaaaattcaaCACACACTCACCTATACTAAGAGTATGGGATAAATAAGTGAAAGAATACTGGACTCCAGTTAAGAAATCTGGCTTTTAGTCTCAGCTCCTCTAAAAAGACTGATGTGTGATCTTAACCTGGTCACATCACCTcactgagcctcaatttcctcacccaAGGAGGGGATTAGACTAGAGCATATTTAAAGTCTTTAAGTATTCTTGACATTTCAGAATTCTATAAATGACAGGTCACATATGACAAAGAGAATCATGAATtaactgtattatatatttcatGGCTTTAGATTTCTCAGAAATGGTATCCAGGATTAAGCCAGAGACAGACATTCAGAGTTCAAATCCCTCTGGCACACGTCAGTTtaccttgcagtgcaggggctgACTGTGTCTGGGTTTTGGAAAGAGCAGACAAAATGCTCTCTGGGGTGATCTCCACCTTCGAGAGGATATTTGCCAGAGGGTTGTGAGATGTTGCTGTGGCGGGTGCAGGTGTTTTCAGGCCACTGGTGAGGTTGCTCGGGCTTGTAGGAGTTCCTGGAGAAGGTCTTGATGCAGGACTGACCCCTGGTGGCAGAAAGATCAACTCAAGAATATGCAATTCAAAATGACCTTTAAATGCACGACACTTTCCAGTCACTGAATTGAGTCTGATATGTCTCATAGGAATTCTTCTGTGCATGATCCACTAGTTGTCCATTgcatatacaaagaaaaaaatctgaaaattaagacTTGTTCCTGTCTACTTGGAACACCATTAAATTAGACAaatatcaagtttttttttcatatgtatttaCTAGCCGTCAGAGCCCCAGTAGAAAGAGATTGGAgaacctgtttcttttttctctacgaAACAAAACCTACACATCAGACTTctgtaagtgttcaataaatattgctgGTTAATTATGATCAGACTTGGTCACTGCATAATTCTATGAGATAAATAACTTATTTCCTTTCACATGGACTTTTCATACAAGCAATCTTTATATTTTAACATTGTGAAACACTGGGTTaatttttaacaggaaaaaaggTATATAAAGAGaaagtcagttttattttttaatataaacaggTATTTAATACAGAAAAAGTTACcgataaacaaatgaaagaaatttttacATCTTTAATGAAAGGAATGCAGATTCCAATAAACAATTTTTTCTAAGACTGAATTTGACAAagtataaaacaaaactaaattgtGTTGGAAAGATTGATAAACAATGGGAACTTTCATATAGCTGGTACACAAAATAGTAACATCTTTTGGAGATTGTTTTAgttataaaaaacttaaaaacctACATGCTGATTTTTTTGAGTCtttatcttttagaaataaatgtttaattatttatgaagaaatgaaataattgggcttttcttcaaaataatcagGACTGgagaagacacaggagaaacaAGATTGGCCATGTGTTTATACTGTTGAAGATGAGTGATGAACATATACAAGGGCTCTACTTTGTATATTTTCATTaagatttccattaaaaaaaaaagtcctatttaaaattccttttaagAAGGGTTGTGCATACATTTTTAGCATCAAGGTTGTTCATTAAGTATTCTTTACAACAGTGAAAAACTGCAAACACACTAGATGGTCTAATAATAAAGGCTTATATAAACTACTGAATGCTGTATAGCTATCAGATGATATAGATGAATATTTAATGACTTACAAAAATGCTCATGATATGGAGTTAAATTTTTAGTAGCTGATTTCAAAACAGTACAGTTGTCCCTCAGTATCAATGGGTGGCTGGTTTCAGGACCCTTGAATATACCAGaatctgtggatgctcaagtcccttgtaAAACGGCATGGTATTTGAATATAACCTATGCTCATCCTTTTATACAGtacctatgtgtgtatatatttatttaccatgccacatggcttgctggatcttagttccctgatcagggactgaatctgggccatgaaagtgaaagtgcctagtcctaagcactggactgccagagaactcCTCATTcttccatatactttaaatcatctctagatttaGTTACAATACACATtataatgtaaatgctatgtaagtaATTGCCAGGGCAGGGCAagttcatgttttgttttttgaaactttctgaaaaaaacttccccccaaatattttcaatccatggttggttgaatccatggatgtgggACCTGCAGCTGCAGAACTCATGAATATGGAGAACCAACTGTATATGCAATACACTTCAACTATTTCCCCTCCCAATGCTTCAATTACTGACagaaaaattaatgtaaatattttacttcccaaaacacacatatatatgcacacacacacatacttgaaAGGTTAATGAACAGAAATGAGTTCCTTTGGGGTGGCAGAACTatgaatatttattcttttaacttattttctaatttttctatagTGACCatgtattgtatttttaatttttaattaaaaaattacttttaattagaaaacaaaaacaaaactcagacTGATAGTTCAATTAGAAAGATAGAAATAAGCTTTTTATTATTACTAGGCCTACtcaccagtatttttttttttgcactgatttattttttttttcccatttatttttattagttggaggctaattactttacaatattgtagtggtttttgccatacattgacatgaatcagccatggatttacatgtgttccccatcctgaacccctctcccacgtccctccccatcccatccctcgggttgtcccagtgcaccagctcagagcacttgtctcatgcatccaacctggactggcgatctgtttcacttACCAGTATTTTTCATGACTGATGTCAGGCTGCTAAGGATGGAACTGATCTTTGCCAGATCCACATTAGCTAGGTTTGGCAAAGCCAATgctggagaaggggagagaagagaTGTATTCACAGGCTTTGGAACAGGTGGGGTTGCTGTCATGGTCACAGGTGCTGGAGTACACGAAGAGGCCTTTGAGATACTTTCTGTTGGCTTTGTAGGTACAGCAGTGGATACAGTTGACTTCTCCACAGGTTTTTCCTTCCTGTCctctactgtttaaaaaaaagaaaagagatgataTTGCATCCTATTGCTTTCcagactctgcttccaatgcagaatCACATGTCCTAATATTTCCTAAAATGTACTGTGATTTATTAGAGAAAAATCAttcattcatgatttaaaaaaaaaaaaaagtcatactcTAAATAATTCATGAACCTTCCCATCTTTAGTATCTGCTTAAACTGAATTTCCCAAatgcatctttttctttaaaatttatttatttggctgtgttgggtcttagttgtgacatgtgggcttATGTCCTAAGACacgtgggatcttacttccttgaccaggaatcgaacatgCATCCCCTGAATGGCAAGGCAAACTCttcactactggaccaccagggaaatccccctagagcatcttttattttactttttaatgatttcttcCATATTCTTAGTATCTGTGTACTGTATTTGTACATTTCTGGAAGCATGTTATTATTTGGTACCCATTTGTGTTTTTTCAGTAATGTTTTGTCATAAACTGTCCTGTCTTTTCTCTGCCGTTAACCTGACAGCTTCCTAAGAGACAGAAACTCTGTACATATGTTAGTGTACTTCCCTTTGGCTTCCCAAAATTGGTCTATTGCAGGTAAAATCAGACACTATTGCAATGTTATAACTCCTGCAGTAAGATTCTCTTAATAGTTTAAAAGCAACGTACTATATGGGTAGTACATCAAATTCAACCTAAGTCAAACtgcctaataaaaataattataaaagctGGGGATGCCAGAGAAACAATTCACCCATCCAGGTTAACTGTGTTAATTGTGAAAGTGTGGTTAATAAAATGAGGCTTCAGAATCTTGAAGGTCAAGAGTGACAGAGAATAAGGAATTTCAGCATAAGTGGCCCTCCCTCCAGAGCAGTGCTTGTTCAACAGAAATACAATTCAAgacatatatataag includes:
- the RPRD2 gene encoding regulation of nuclear pre-mRNA domain-containing protein 2 isoform X3, coding for MAAGGGGGGSKASSSSASSAGALESSLDRKFQSVTNTMESIQGLSSWCIENKKHHTTIVYHWMKWLRRSAYPHRLNLFYLANDVIQNCKRKNAIIFRESFADVLPEAAALVKDPSVSKSVERIFKIWEDRNVYPEEMIMALREALSTTFKTQKQLKENLNKQPNKQWKKSQTSTNPKAALKSKIVAEFRSQALIEELLLYKRSEDQIELKEKQLSTMRVDVCSTETLKCLKDKTGGKKFSKEFEEASAKLEEFVNGLDKQVKNGPSLTEALENAGIFYEAQYKEVKVVANAYKTFANRVNNLKKKLDQLKSTLPDPEESPVPSPSVDAPSPTGSESPFQGMGGEESQSPNAESEKSATPEPATDNRDVEDMDLSDVEDDGSKIIVEDRKEKPVEKSTVSTAVPTKPTESISKASSCTPAPVTMTATPPVPKPVNTSLLSPSPALALPNLANVDLAKISSILSSLTSVMKNTGVSPASRPSPGTPTSPSNLTSGLKTPAPATATSHNPLANILSKVEITPESILSALSKTQTQSAPALQGLSSLLQSVTGNPVPSSEAAPQSTSASPANTTVSSIKGRNLPSNTQSFIPKSFNYSPNSSTSEVSSTSASKASIGQSPGLPSTTFKLPSNTLGFTGNHNASPAAPPTEVAMCQSSEASKPKLESESTSPSLEMKIHNFLKGNPGFSGLNLNIPILSSLGSTAPAESHPSDFQRGPTSTSVDNIDGTPVRDERSGTPTQDEMMDKPTSSSVDTMSLLSKIISPGSSTPSSTRSPPPGREESFPRELSSSVSTFRPFGLGSDSPYKQPSDGMERPSSLMDSSQEKFYPDTSFQEDEDYRDFEYSGPPPSAMMNLEKKPAKSILKSSKLSDTTEYQPILSSYSHRGQEFGVKSAFPPSVRALLDSSENCDRLSSSPGLFSAFGIRGNEAGSDRSPSPSKNDSFFTPDSNHNSLSQSTTGHLTLPQKQYPDSPHPVPHRSLFSPQNTLAAPTGHPPTSGVEKVLASTISTTSTIEFKNMLKNASRKPSDDKHFGQAPNKGTSSDGVSLSNLAQLSLTAADQQQQEEHYRIETRVSSSCLDLPDSTEEKGAPIETLGYHNASNRRMSGEPIQTVESIRVPGKGNRGHGREASRVGWFDLSTSGGSFDNGPSSASELASLGGGGSGGLTGFKTAPYKERAPQFQESVGSFRSSSFNSTFEHHLPPSPLDHGTPFQREPVGPSSAPPAPPKDHGGIFSRDAPTHLPSVDLSNPFAKEAALAHAAPPPGEHGGVPFPTPPPPPPPGEHSSSGGSGVPFSAPPPPPPPGDHSGVVPFPAPPLAEHGVAGAVAVFPKDHSSLLQGTLADHFGVLPGPRDHGGPTQRDLNGPGLSRVRESLSLPSHSLEHLGPAHGGGGGGGSNSSSGPPLGPSHRDAINRSGMILRSPRPDFRPREPFLSRDPFHSLKRPRPPFARGPPFFAPKRPFFPPRY
- the RPRD2 gene encoding regulation of nuclear pre-mRNA domain-containing protein 2 isoform X4, producing MAAGGGGGGSKASSSSASSAGALESSLDRKFQSVTNTMESIQGLSSWCIENKKHHTTIVYHWMKWLRRSAYPHRLNLFYLANDVIQNCKRKNAIIFRESFADVLPEAAALVKDPSVSKSVERIFKIWEDRNVYPEEMIMALREALTSTNPKAALKSKIVAEFRSQALIEELLLYKRSEDQIELKEKQLSTMRVDVCSTETLKCLKDKTGGKKFSKEFEEASAKLEEFVNGLDKQVKNGPSLTEALENAGIFYEAQYKEVKVVANAYKTFANRVNNLKKKLDQLKSTLPDPEESPVPSPSVDAPSPTGSESPFQGMGGEESQSPNAESEKSATPEPATDNRDVEDMDLSDVEDDGSKIIVEDRKEKPVEKSTVSTAVPTKPTESISKASSCTPAPVTMTATPPVPKPVNTSLLSPSPALALPNLANVDLAKISSILSSLTSVMKNTGVSPASRPSPGTPTSPSNLTSGLKTPAPATATSHNPLANILSKVEITPESILSALSKTQTQSAPALQGLSSLLQSVTGNPVPSSEAAPQSTSASPANTTVSSIKGRNLPSNTQSFIPKSFNYSPNSSTSEVSSTSASKASIGQSPGLPSTTFKLPSNTLGFTGNHNASPAAPPTEVAMCQSSEASKPKLESESTSPSLEMKIHNFLKGNPGFSGLNLNIPILSSLGSTAPAESHPSDFQRGPTSTSVDNIDGTPVRDERSGTPTQDEMMDKPTSSSVDTMSLLSKIISPGSSTPSSTRSPPPGREESFPRELSSSVSTFRPFGLGSDSPYKQPSDGMERPSSLMDSSQEKFYPDTSFQEDEDYRDFEYSGPPPSAMMNLEKKPAKSILKSSKLSDTTEYQPILSSYSHRGQEFGVKSAFPPSVRALLDSSENCDRLSSSPGLFSAFGIRGNEAGSDRSPSPSKNDSFFTPDSNHNSLSQSTTGHLTLPQKQYPDSPHPVPHRSLFSPQNTLAAPTGHPPTSGVEKVLASTISTTSTIEFKNMLKNASRKPSDDKHFGQAPNKGTSSDGVSLSNLAQLSLTAADQQQQEEHYRIETRVSSSCLDLPDSTEEKGAPIETLGYHNASNRRMSGEPIQTVESIRVPGKGNRGHGREASRVGWFDLSTSGGSFDNGPSSASELASLGGGGSGGLTGFKTAPYKERAPQFQESVGSFRSSSFNSTFEHHLPPSPLDHGTPFQREPVGPSSAPPAPPKDHGGIFSRDAPTHLPSVDLSNPFAKEAALAHAAPPPGEHGGVPFPTPPPPPPPGEHSSSGGSGVPFSAPPPPPPPGDHSGVVPFPAPPLAEHGVAGAVAVFPKDHSSLLQGTLADHFGVLPGPRDHGGPTQRDLNGPGLSRVRESLSLPSHSLEHLGPAHGGGGGGGSNSSSGPPLGPSHRDAINRSGMILRSPRPDFRPREPFLSRDPFHSLKRPRPPFARGPPFFAPKRPFFPPRY
- the RPRD2 gene encoding regulation of nuclear pre-mRNA domain-containing protein 2 isoform X2 codes for the protein MAAGGGGGGSKASSSSASSAGALESSLDRKFQSVTNTMESIQGLSSWCIENKKHHTTIVYHWMKWLRRSAYPHRLNLFYLANDVIQNCKRKNAIIFRESFADVLPEAAALVKDPSVSKSVERIFKIWEDRNVYPEEMIMALREALTSTNPKAALKSKIVAEFRSQALIEELLLYKRSEDQIELKEKQLSTMRVDVCSTETLKCLKDKTGGKKFSKEFEEASAKLEEFVNGLDKQVKNGPSLTEALENAGIFYEAQYKEVKVVANAYKTFANRVNNLKKKLDQLKSTLPDPEESPVPSPSVDAPSPTGSESPFQGMGGEESQSPNAESEKSATPEPATDNRDVEDMDLSDVEDDGSKIIVEDRKEKPVEKSTVSTAVPTKPTESISKASSCTPAPVTMTATPPVPKPVNTSLLSPSPALALPNLANVDLAKISSILSSLTSVMKNTGVSPASRPSPGTPTSPSNLTSGLKTPAPATATSHNPLANILSKVEITPESILSALSKTQTQSAPALQGLSSLLQSVTGNPVPSSEAAPQSTSASPANTTVSSIKGRNLPSNTQSFIPKSFNYSPNSSTSEVSSTSASKASIGQSPGLPSTTFKLPSNTLGFTGNHNASPAAPPTEVAMCQSSEASKPKLESESTSPSLEMKIHNFLKGNPGFSGLNLNIPILSSLGSTAPAESHPSDFQRGPTSTSVDNIDGTPVRDERSGTPTQDEMMDKPTSSSVDTMSLLSKIISPGSSTPSSTRSPPPGREESFPRELSSSVSTFRPFGLGSDSPYKQPSDGMERPSSLMDSSQEKFYPDTSFQEDEDYRDFEYSGPPPSAMMNLEKKPAKSILKSSKLSDTTEYQPILSSYSHRGQEFGVKSAFPPSVRALLDSSENCDRLSSSPGLFSAFGIRGNEAGSDRSPSPSKNDSFFTPDSNHNSLSQSTTGHLTLPQKQYPDSPHPVPHRSLFSPQNTLAAPTGHPPTSGVEKVLASTISTTSTIEFKNMLKNASRKPSDDKHFGQAPNKGTSSDGVSLSNLAQLSLTAADQQQQEEHYRIETRVSSSCLDLPDSTEEKGAPIETLGYHNASNRRMSGEPIQTVESIRVPGKGNRGHGREASRVGWFDLSTSGGSFDNGPSSASELASLGGGGSGGLTGFKTAPYKERAPQFQESVGSFRSSSFNSTFEHHLPPSPLDHGTPFQREPVGPSSAPPAPPKDHGGIFSRDAPTHLPSVDLSNPFAKEAALAHAAPPPGEHGGVPFPTPPPPPPPGEHSSSGGSGVPFSAPPPPPPPGDHSGVVPFPAPPLAEHGVAGAVAVFPKDHSSLLQGTLADHFGVLPGPRDHGGPTQRDLNGPGLSRVRESLSLPSHSLEHLGPAHGGGGGGGSNSSSGPPLGPSHRDAINRSGMILRSPRPDFRPREPFLSRDPFHSLKRPRPPFARGPPFFAPKRPFFPPRVSDIPEDGAKIRSGACDSDQLLPPQTEPLET